Within the Tursiops truncatus isolate mTurTru1 chromosome 19, mTurTru1.mat.Y, whole genome shotgun sequence genome, the region AAGGCTTACGCAAAATAGGCAACCAGTAAATGTCTAGAAGATGGCCCGAAGGACCTGATATTTGGACTTTCCTAGTCTGCATTCCCCATTTCCCAATCCTGGACTGTGAATTATTGGGGGAACGGATGGGTTTTTGTTATACAGTAGACCAATAAAAGTCCTTCCAGGAAAGAACCCACCAGGGCCCTGGAAGTTCAACTTTCCTGAGACACATCCCTTTTCTCTGACCAGACTTATCAACTACGCAACCTGAGAGTTCCCTGCAAACGGTGGGGGCCGGGCGAGTTCGAGCGTAGGGTCCGGAACACCTCAGGCGCTCTATCAACGGTCCAGGGCACAGAGGAAGCAGCACTCTCTTTCCACGCCGCGTCGCTCCCGCCCTAGCGCAGGCCCCAAAGCTCCTCGACCCCCGGAGTCCCCCTCGTTCTCCCTCCGCCCTCTCCGTAAGCCCAGCTCTCTCTTCCCCGGCCCGCCCCGCGGCGCCCTCACCCGTCTCTCTCGCCTCCTGCAGCCCCGCCGCTCTTGACACAGACCCTCAGCTCCAGGCGTGTGGGACCCCCTCACTATCCACGCCTCCCATTGGACGCTGCCCTTACCCGCGGCGGCCAATCAGAGCCGAAAGCGGAGGGCACGCGCTCCTGCGCCTGCGTATGGGCGATTAGGCGGGGCTCGGCGAGTTTCTCCACGCACACAACTGTGCCCTGTGGGCGGGGCTCCGGGCTCGGAGAAGCGCCTGCGCAGTTCTCCCGGGCCGCTCCTCCGCCAAGTCTGAAAGTTAAGTAGAGATAAGTGAACATCACTGGAAAGCAAGGATCATGGAGTGGACTGGGTGGCGGGAGACCTTGACAGAACTGTCATTTCATAGCTAAAGACACAGAGCATCTCTGAGAGCACAGCTTTGGAGTCAAGCATACTTGGGGTGCTACCCCTCGCTGGGCCTAACTTTTACTCCTATGTAAAATGGGCTTGAATCACGTCCACCTCAAAGGCTGTTGAGGGGATTGGATGAAATCAAACAGGTAAAAGCAGTCAGCACAGGGCCTGATACACCGTAGATGCTCACTTTAACTTATCTAACATGGACATAGATAGTCCTTCCCTGTTTGTAAAATTGCTTTCCCTTCCCTCACCCTCTTTGGTTGATTTAATGATATTCACTTACTGGGCGCCTACTGTGTGTCCGGCCCAGGATTGGGTTTCAATAGGTGACAACTGCCatcagggagaggggaagggactctTCGGAGGTCACTGCCTCAGCCCAAGCAGAGCTAGTGCTGAGCCAGTGCCAGGCACGACCCAGGCCTTCCGCCTCCCAAGGGGTGATAATTCCGGGGGTGGGAACAGGTTCGGGGAGGGGCCTTGTCTCAAGGCACGAGCGGGCCCTGACCTTGAGTCATGTAAGTGGGGGGCAGGGTGGCGGTGCTCAGACATGCAGCCTCGATGCCAAATCTCCTGATAGAGACCTGCTCTTGCCAGAGTGAAACTGGCAGGTGCAGCTTAAAGAGGGGCTATTGGGAGTCCCCGTGACCTTGGAGGGCAGAGATTGGAAGGGGTTATGGGGGGGCGTTAAGAGTTCCTTGAGGGGGGAGTCTGAGTGTAATGCGGGAGTCCTGATGGACGCCATCAGGAGGTGCACAGTGGAGATGGAGGGGCCTATTGCAATCAGGAAGGAGGTATTGATTCCTAAGATGAGATGAGGGAGTCTTGGTCTTGATTGGGGAAGGAACTTATAGATGGGGGATTTCTGTTGGATGAGGAGGGATTGCAGTCGAGATCATGAGATGGCACAGATGGGATGTAGGTCTCCAAAAGAAGTAAGGGGCAGTCTAACGGAGGGGAGTCCAAGTCCGGATCATAAGGGACCTGGGTGCTACTCGGAGCCAGTACGGTCGTGATTGTGGTCCTTTGCCATGGGTAGCTGGGAGCAGTGGTTAATGTGGGCGTCTAGGTCGTGATAAGGAGGGGGCTGTAGTCCGTGACATAAGTAGTTTCAACAGGTCGTGAGGGCACTAAGGACCCTGTAGCTTATGTCACCGGCAGAAGCTATCCGGAAAAATGGTACCAGATCCAGCCCAGACGCGGAACCGCTCTCGCTCTGCGCAGGCGCAGTACAGGGCGGCCGGACGTTACGGTTGGGGGCGGGTCCGGAGGGAGGGGCTTGGAAGCCTCTCTCTGCGCTTGCGCCTAAGGGGCGTGGCGGTCGCACCTGCGCgagatgggggaaggaggaggagcgAGGTGACGCAGGCGTAATAATAGAGAAGGTGCCAGAAAGATACAAAACAAGTGGCCGCGGCCGTCGCCCAGGAGTCGTGAGGCGCCGGAAttcggtgaggatgtggagaggcCTACAAGCTACTGGTGGCGGGTAGACCGGACCACCTGGGTGCTGGGGAGAGGGCGGTACCACCCTTACAGGGCGAGGGGGTCGGATTCGTACAGCGCCACCTGTGTGGAGCGAAGGGCTGCTTTGGTCGGTCCCATTGTAGGGGGCAGAGGGTCACTTTCGGACTGTACCACTTAGGTGGAGCTGTGGGGCTGATCGGACAGTACCTCTGGACGCAGCCAAGGAACATGTCTGGACAGTAGTACCCATAGTCAAAGGGCAATTGGCGGGGTGCCCCGCGTTGGGCCCCTAGGCTTGTTCGGACCGAGTCAGTCGGGTGGGAGGCTTGTTCGGAACATACCACCTGGGGAGGGGCATTCGGGCTGGGCCTGCCCGACTGGTCGGAGGACAAGAGGGGTCTGGCGTCTGGACCTGTTACTAGGGGACCTCGGGCGATACCATTCTCTTGCGGGAGAAGGGGGAGGCTAAAACGGCTGGGATGTGAGGGTGGCCCTGCCCGGCGGCACTCGGAAGGGGAGACGCACTGGCGGGGGTGAGGTTCGGGCCTCCGCGTCGCTGaccactgccccctccccgctGTGTGTGTTCTAGGCCCTGGTTCTGAGCTTAttccgcccccctcccccgggTATGGCGCTGTCCGGGTCGACCCCGGCCCCGAGCTGGGAGGAGGATGAGTGCCTGGACTACTACGGGATGCTGTCGCTTCACCGTATGTTCGAGGTGGTGGGCGGGCAACTGACCGAGTGCGAGTTGGAGCTGCTAACCTTCCTGCTGGACGAGGTTCCCGGCGCCGCCGGCGGCCTGGCCCGCGCCCGCAGCGGCCTGGAGCTGCTGCTGGAGCTAGAGCGCCGCGGGCAGTGCGACGAGAGCAACTTGCGGCTGCTGGGGCAACTCCTGCGCGTGCTGTCCCGTCACGACTTGCTGCCACACCTGGCGCGCAAGAGGCGCTGGCCAGGTATCGTGGAATGGGAGGGTGACAGACTTCCGGTGGGGAGAGGGCCTTGCTTTCGCTGGGCCTCCACGGTGTCTGATATGGAGAGTGCCATCTCAGTACGTGTCCCATCGcactctttcctcctcccaggGTATCAatgagaaacacaagagggaggaggcaTAGCATTGGGAGGGGTGAGCCTGTGGGATTTGGCTACATCAATAGTGATGTTTGTAGCGTCTGTTTACAGAGGGCTTACTTCTTGCCGGGCACAGCAGTAAGCCCTTCTTCATATGTACTATCATCCTATATCCTCCCGGTAATCCTAAGAGGAAGTCCTGTCACCGTCCCCACTGTACAGGGAAAGCAGTAGGTTGGAGAATTTAGGCAGATTGCCCACATATAACAGCTGAATCCTGTGTGCCTGGGGAATAGGGAACAGGAGATACAGCTTGACGGGACTGACAAAGTGTTCCATGAGGAACAAACATTTGGGAGGAGTATCAAGACTATAAGACAGGTGAAcgatttacttttttaaattctgtatatGAAGATGACTTTATTTGAACGATTTACTTTTAGATGGGGTTATGGAAGGACTGAAACAGAGTaatggagcagagagaggaagtagGGAGTGGAATGCTTCAGAGTGAAAGGAGGCCCCCTTAAGATTCcataaccagggcttccctggtggtgcagtggttgggagtgcgcctgccgatgcaggggacgcgggttcgtgccccggtccgggagggtcccgcatgccgcggggcggctgggcctgtgtgtccggagcctgtgctccgcggcgggaggggccgtggcggtgagaggcccgcatacagcaaaaaaaaaaaaaaaaaaaaaaaaaaaaaagattccagaaCCAGTCAAGACCTTTCTGAGAAGTTGGCGTTTGAACTGAGGCTGCACTGCCACCCTGGTGCATAGATCTCAGAGTAggaaattccaggcagagggaaagacAAGCTTTTAAGTCCTGAGGTAGGACTGAGTTTGGCATTATCAGAGGCCAGTGTGGCAGGAGCAGAGGTCAAAGTAAGGGCACAGAGGTAGGTGAGAAGCCATGCCACATAGGAGCTTGCAGAtaacacagctagaaagtgggaGCTAGGATTTAAACCTTGCTGGTTTGTCTCCAGAGTTGGTGCCCTTAATCCTTGTAAGGGAAGTGCTCCTATAGGACAGCAGTCCTGAGAAGGTGAAGAGCCCCTTGTGTGCATTGGCTTTGAGCTTTTGAGCCCTTGGCGGGATTACTAGAGGTGCTGTGGCTAGTTTAGGGAGGGGTTTTGTGAGCTTTCCTGCCCAGGGTAAGCCCATGGGATTTGGGTAACCAGGAAAAAGGCATGCCTTGTGCAGAACTGACagcatttttggaaaaatatgtcTGGAGGTCAGGCTCTGGAAGAGAAGATTTGGGGACCCTGCAGAGGCCTGCTTACTCTTCGGGGCCTCAGGGAGAGCCGGGGGCAGTTGACGGATGGGGGCAGCCAGCATTGCAGGAATCCTGACCATAACTCAGCTTACAGGATAACTGACAGTTGGAGCTGCTGTACACGTGGATTGGGTGGCCCCAGAAGGTGATGAGTCTTTTACCCCCGGGAGGCACCGAACAATTACTGGGCTGCAGGTGTTTGAGAGGGAGTGGGTATCTGGGCTTTGAGTTCTGGGGAACTCAGGCACCCTGTGGGGCAGGTTTTCttctggggtggggctgagggggtgggaattggaggctgggcctgggagaAGTCGCAGGCTTTGAATACTTCATTCCATTCTTCTCTCCCCACAGTGTCTCCAGAACGCTCCAGCTATGGCACATCCAGCTCTTCTTCAAAGAGGACGGAGGGCGGCTGCCGTCGCAGTCAGCAGTCAAGGAGTTCTTCAAATGTTGAGCAGGGTCAGTGGGAGACAGGTGAGCCCAGCCCTGTGGGTGCGCcagcagtctctctctctcccttctgaaCCCTGATGAACCTACCCCATCCTGACCCATCAAGGAAGGAGCCCGTGGGGGTGATTCTGTCtcatttttgctttgtgtttgtgtttgttgttGCAAAAGCACATGTCTAGAAACAACTTACGGaattgttttttgtggttttatatGTCATTTAAATGGCACCACGTCATGGGTATTAttcttcacatggctgtctttGTTGGACATGTTTctgagatttattcatgttgGGTTTCTAATTGGTTTTGTTTAATTGCCATGGCAATTAATTTAcccactctcctcccctcccccaagtttTTAATCATTCAAACGTATTTCAAATATACCGAGAAGTGGAAagatgagtgcagtgaatgtgttTGTATCTTCCACGTAGACTCAgtaattttaacattttgccaGGTTTGCtttatgtgcatgtatgtgtaattctgttttttcttttttttaatatttgttcgtttgtttttggctgcgtcgggtcttagtttcGGCACTTGGGAtttttcgttgcagtgtgcaggcttctctctagttgaggcacttGCGGGCTCaattgccccgtggcatgtgagattttagttccccgaccagggatcggacctgcgtcccctgcattggaaggtggattctcaaccactgaaccaccaaggaagtccctaattctgttttctttttgctgaacTCTTTGAAAGTAAATTATAGGCATCAGGACACTTTACCCCGAAATTGGCAGGCATCTCCTGAGAATCAGAAGATTGTCTGAAACCACTTCAAGACTactgtcatatctaagaaaggACAGAAGTACTTATTCTCTGATATCCTAATGGTCCATTTTCAGATCTTCTCAATATTGTCTGCACTTTTAGGATCCACTCATAGTTGTGTTGCTGTACATTCAGTTATTAGTCTCCTTAATCTCTTACTATGGAACCCCCCCCCCCGCTACCCcgtacctttttcttttttccccccatgacATTGACCAGGCCACTTGTTTTGTACAATGTCCTGATTGTTTCCGGACATGTCTGATAATTTCCTGATGGTATCATTTAACTTATCCGTCTGTCCCCTGTAGTTTGGGAATCGGGTTTGGAGAGTTGGTTAGATTCAGGTTACGTGTTTTTGGCTGGAATGCTCCTTGGTTGATGCCGTGGTCTTCACATCAGGAGGCCTGGTTTTCCTGTTGTGAGTGAGCAAGTtcgatcacttggttaaggtggtgtctgctgTATTTGTCCTTCGTACGgagatattttttccccttgtggtTAGTAAATCTATGAGATGACACTTTGGCACGTCGTGTTCACCAACAGCATCCCCAGTGGGTTTAGCAGCCATTGGTGATCTCTGCCTGAACCAGTTACTATATTGGTGTTCATGAAATGGtggttttctaattctttcctaTGTCTATTAGCTGGCATTTTCTCAAGaggagttttacttctttctttccctccattcctccctctctttACTTAGTGAGGGGTGTCACCATAGActcatatattcttatttatttactgttataaTCAATTAGTTATTCTTCCTGATGTTCAAATTGGCTAcatcctgtgtccttttgatgtGTCTCCATCATTCTTTGGGTGCTTCCTGCTTTGTAGGACTGCAAGATGGACTGCAAGATGTCCAGGATTCACTTGTAttttcccttccccagccctggaatcagctgTTTCCAGAAACCTGGTTTCTCTCAGAGGCAGCGGTATTTGGAGACCAAGATCTGGGTGCCGAGTATGCGCATTGTTTTTAGGCGCTTACAGTGAACAGAACTAGAAATTGCTTTTCGTAAAAGTTcatattaggggcttccctggtggcgcagtggttgagagtccgcctgccgatgcaggggacacgggttcgtgccccggtccggaaggatcccacatgccgcggagcggctgggcccgtgagccatggctgctgagcctgcgcgtccgtagcctgtgctccacaacgggagaggccacaacagtgagaggcccgcgtaccacacacacacaaaaaagttcaCATTAGCATTTTCAATTCAAACATAACattataaggatttttttttttttttggctgcgctgcttgcgaggatgttagttccctgaccagggattgaacctgcgccctcagcagtgaaactGTGAGGTtgtaaccactgtaccaccagggaattccctacaaggacttttttttaaattaatttatttttggctgcattgggtctttgttgctgcgcgtgggctttctctagttgtggctagcgggggctattcttcgttgtggtacgtgggcttctcgttgcggcggcttctctttgttgcagagcctGTCTttagggtgcgtgggcttcagtagttgcggcacatgggctcagtagtcctACGAGGACCTTTTTGTCTTACACTGAAAATCTTGGTTCTTGGTAACATTAAGACatggatttattttgctttattttacaaCAATAATGAAATAGCTTCAAATTTATAACGTCAGTACCACTGCTGTGTCTACTGAATGAAACATAAGATATTTTTGTGGTTCTAATTGTTTTCAGAGTATATCCTACTGAGAGTTTACAGTCAGAATGTTCCTCCTAGTTACTTAAGgtccttctttttttctgcttcttgttactgattttatatatactagattcatttgtttctgtttaattttatggtttgtttcttttgtttcttgttaaATTTTTGAGTATGTTGTAAAACAGTTACGTGATTCCAAAGTCAAAACTAAAGTATGTAAAAAAGGTGTTCTTAGAAGTATCATTTCCATTGGTATCTTTCTTCCTCTTAGTAGATaatcaatttcattcatttctaacaTAGCCTTACAGTGTTTCATCTTGCAAAAATAGCAAATAATGTACATATTCTCGTTTCCCCTCCTTTTTTATACAAAACATAGCAAACTgtagatatttgtttttcacttgcttTAGTTCACTAAGCAGTCTATTGTGGAAATTACTCCGTGTACTTTTTGCCAGACATTTACATTGTCTTCAGGTTTATGTGGTTAGGAACTATAAACAGAGCTCCAGCTACTGGCGTCCTGCCTGTTTCCTGGGGTGAGTAGGCAGGGTTTCTCTGGGGTCACACCTGAGAGTGGGACTGCCAGGTGGTGGGGTGTGCTCGTCTGTCCTTCCAGATGATGCTAACTTGTACTTATTCGCCATCTTATGgcccaggaagcagaggggcTCACCCAGGGTCTGACAGCGTGGAGTCCAGCCTTGAGCGCTTCCTTGGGCACCCACCTTGGTGCTCCACCCATCATCTGGTCTTCAACCTACACCATCTTTCTCTCCTCAGGTTCTCCCCCAACTAAACGGCAGCGGCGGAGTCGGGGCCGTCCCAGTGGTGGCGCCAGACGGCGGCAGAGAGGAGGTCCAGCCAccccccagcagcagcaggagccaGCCGGACCTACCTCAGAAGGCAAAGTGACCTGTGGTAGGTGTCTGTGCGTGCCTTGGGAGTGC harbors:
- the DEDD2 gene encoding DNA-binding death effector domain-containing protein 2, producing the protein MALSGSTPAPSWEEDECLDYYGMLSLHRMFEVVGGQLTECELELLTFLLDEVPGAAGGLARARSGLELLLELERRGQCDESNLRLLGQLLRVLSRHDLLPHLARKRRWPVSPERSSYGTSSSSSKRTEGGCRRSQQSRSSSNVEQGQWETGSPPTKRQRRSRGRPSGGARRRQRGGPATPQQQQEPAGPTSEGKVTCDIRLRVRAEYCEHGPALEQGVASRRPQALARQLDVFGQATAVLRSRDLGSVVCDIKFSELSYLDAFWGDYLSGALLQALRGVFLTEALREAVGREAVRLLVSVDEADYEAGRRRLLLMEEEGGRPA